In Salmo salar chromosome ssa15, Ssal_v3.1, whole genome shotgun sequence, one genomic interval encodes:
- the LOC123727157 gene encoding extensin-like, producing the protein MSDPGTATGTHASAGSPGSPASAGLSGSRAPADSTGSRAPAGLSGSRAPAAPHQASRPLTKPLAKPPDPSSSLQTPHQAPSQASRPLTKPLAKPPDPSPSPNQTPHQAPSQASRPLTKPLAKPPDPSPSLQTPHQAPNQASRPLTKPLAKPPDPSPSPLAKPPDPSPSPSPSLQTPHQAPSQASRPLTKPLAKPPDPSPSP; encoded by the exons ATGTCGGATCCGGGAACCGCTACAGGCACTCATGCCTCCGCCGGATCGCCGGGCTCCCCTGCCTCCGccggtctgtcaggttcccgcGCCCCAGCTGACTCGACAGGTTCCCGCGCCCCAGccggtctgtcaggttcccgcGCCCCAGCTG CCCCTCACCAAGCCTCCAGACCCCTCACCAAGCCCCTAGCCAAGCCTCCAGACCCCTCATCAAGCCTCCAGACCCCTCACCAAGCCCCTAGCCAAGCCTCCAGACCCCTCACCAAGCCCCTAGCCAAGCCTCCAGACCCCTCACCAAGCCCTAACCAA ACCCCTCACCAAGCCCCTAGCCAAGCCTCCAGACCCCTCACCAAGCCCCTAGCCAAGCCTCCAGACCCCTCACCAAGCCTCCAGACCCCTCACCAAGCCCCTAACCAAGCCTCCAGACCCCTCACCAAGCCCCTAGCCAAGCCTCCAGACCCCTCACCAAGCCCCCTAGCCAAGCCTCCAGACCCCTCACCAAGCCCCTCACCAAGCCTCCAGACCCCTCACCAAGCCCCAAGCCAAGCCTCTAGACCCCTCACCAAGCCCCTAGCCAAGCCTCCAGACCCCTCACCAAGCCCCTAA